The DNA window ATGTACCTCAGACAACAACCTCAActcataataattatttttttaaaaaaaataactttttattaagtttgatcTGCTTAAATTAATCAGTCccttttaagtaatttaattaattacggTAACTTCTTGTAATAGACACACATAATTAAGTAGCTAGAAGGCCTATGCCTTTCCCACTTTCCTGGAGACTAAATTTGAATAAACTGACATAGGAAGTACTACTTGAAAGAATAGGgataaaattattcaacttaTACAAAAAAGAAGCAAACTAATTTAGAGTATacacaataaataattaaagagtacgTAGCTaggatttttttgtttttttgaaattgtaattACACATGTGACGTGAAAATAGAACCGTGGAGAGTCATTTGACTGGGAAAAATGAATGATCTTTGACCAttaaaattgatgaattaatgaaCTAGCCAATAATTCCTTATCGATAATTAATATAACTATCATAGCTAGCTAGGAAGATGATCgggaaagttaaaattaaagagaaaaaggaaaagagatatgatagtaataattaataatagtaatagctaatcaaactatattatatattgattaaTTAGCCTTGCTCTTTGCTTTCACTCCAGTTCTTAATAGCTTCAAAAACGGCCTCTGTCACCACTTGGGCATTAATCATGGCTTCTTCATCCTACAAGAACCAATTTTTGTCAAGAAATAACTCATTAATTATTCTTCAAACACacatgaaagaaatgaaatttttacacacttttttgtaaaaaatttgAATAGTAATCGTAGATGAATGAATAATTACCTCTCCTCCAAATGCTTGTAAACGAAAGGTGTCGGTGCaagaaaccctagcttcaaGGACGTTAAGGCCAAGGTCTTCAAGAACTTGCAATATGGAAACAAGCAAGCCAGGGCAACTTCTTTCTGAATATACATTTACTAAGAAACCTTTTTCTAGGGTTTCCACTTCAATTTGCTGGAAAACAAAATTCAGAATCATCAATCGATCGATCACTTTTATATGTTGGAAAAGGTTTAAGTATTAGAGAGTCAAGAAAAGGAGATGAGTCAAAACTTACTGGCCATGAAGAAGTCTTGTTGTTTGAATTTGTTTGAGGGATAGTAGTAGTAGTTATGTCTTCATTTAGCCTTTCCACTTTGTGTTTGAGTTCTTGAATA is part of the Solanum stenotomum isolate F172 chromosome 8, ASM1918654v1, whole genome shotgun sequence genome and encodes:
- the LOC125872585 gene encoding transcription factor bHLH61, with amino-acid sequence MVSREQKRASVLHDKLQLLRSITKSHALSESSIIVDASKYIQELKHKVERLNEDITTTTIPQTNSNNKTSSWPQIEVETLEKGFLVNVYSERSCPGLLVSILQVLEDLGLNVLEARVSCTDTFRLQAFGGEDEEAMINAQVVTEAVFEAIKNWSESKEQG